In a genomic window of Amblyomma americanum isolate KBUSLIRL-KWMA chromosome 4, ASM5285725v1, whole genome shotgun sequence:
- the LOC144129692 gene encoding uncharacterized protein LOC144129692, producing the protein MRKLAGSDLDGDEYIVIWDRNLFFPGPNQEPMIYGQKVQQQRSELSLVDGMTKFISDYVKNDNVGVMSNAHLAMADKLKDGVFSKQCLSIAAKISTCLDFAKTGVAAGLEKHERPREYPDFMAKGCHKNTYRSNRVLGHLYRFQRFLESVVGTSFNSHLVDVRSNIKLLEFHGWISYRSVVEELRAAYESDMDRILKQYGIKTEAQVVSGFINDTSSFNKSHYEKSNEEVLVTKQYLASARFLACAVPPSTSGN; encoded by the exons ATGCGGAAGCTGGCAG GTTCCGACTTGGATGGAGACGAGTACATTGTCATTTGGGACAGGAATCTGTTCTTTCCGGGACCTAACCAAGAGCCCATGATTTACGGACAAAAGGTTCAACAGCAGCGTTCTGAACTGAGTCTG GTCGATGGAATGACGAAATTCATCTCGGACTACGTCAAGAACGACAACGTTGGCGTCATGTCCAACGCGCACCTAGCAATGGCAGACAAGCTTAAGGACGGCGTGTTTTCGAAACAGTGTCTCTCCATAGCGGCCAAAATCTCCACCTGCCTAGACTTTGCGAAGACCGGCGTGGCCGCCGGGTTGGAGAAACACGAAAGGCCCCGAGAATACCCGGACTTCATGGCAAAGGGATGTCACAAGAACACTTATCGTTCAAACCGGGTTCTTGGCCACCTCTACAGATTCCAACGGTTCTTGGAATCTGTAGTTGGCACCAGCTTCAATAGCCACCTAGTCGACGTCAGAAGCAACATAAAGCTGCTCGAATTCCACGGCTGGATAAGCTACAGGAGCGTTGTGGAGGAATTGCGAGCGGCGTACGAGTCCGATATGGACCGCATACTCAAGCAGTACGGCATCAAGACTGAAGCACAAGTTGTGTCCGGCTTCATCAACGACACCTCCAGCTTCAACAAGAGCCACTACGAAAAGAGCAACGAGGAAGTTCTCGTCACTAAGCAGTACC TTGCCTCCGCACGCTTCTTGGCTTGTGCTGTGCCCCCTTCGACCAGTGGCAACTAA
- the LOC144128149 gene encoding uncharacterized protein LOC144128149 produces the protein MLNVQLCAAVLFSGSNPTATLRMLASIGVPVVSNRTFFTIQRSYLWPAIDRVWKEEQKSLLQELQGQQVNLAGDGRSDSPGFSAKYGTYTLMDVERHKVLHFEVVQSNDAGGSCRMELEGLKQGLAFLESANIKVAVLVTDRHTQIKCFLRNNKAAITHEFDVWHMAKGITKKLHTAAKQNSCKELAPWIKSVCNHLYWAAASSEGKAQLIVPKWLSLLNHIRDIHTHDQALFPMCLHGDIEPKQWLREESEAFQKLEDIAKSKALLQDMPRLSTRHQTYGLEAFHSLLVHFTPKTYHYSYSGMRARTQLAALHYNENSGRGQARTKDGTLRWCVRYPKAAGGDPTACPVKEPPTHGYVKCLLDKVVAMAESTQPQERKTAPESRPPLSSSFPKVPKEKLVEKRKSRFNRQ, from the exons ATGCTCAACGTGCAGCTTTGCGCAGCAGTTCTCTTCTCTGGAAGCAATCCAACAGCTACACTGAGAATGCTGGCTTCAATTGGTGTACCAGTTGTGagcaacaggacgttttttacaATCCAGCGTTCATATCTGTGGCCTGCAATTGACAGG gtttggaaagaagagcagaaaagtctGCTCCAAGAGCTGCAAGGCCAACAGGTGAACCTTGCTGGAGATGGACGATCTGATTCGCCAGGATTTAGTGCCAAATATGGCACGTATACTCTGATGGACGTTGAACGCCACAAAGTCTTGCATTTTGAAGTCGTGCAG TCCAAtgatgctggcggcagctgtcgcatggagttggaaggcctgaaacaaggccttgcttttctggagagtgcGAACATCAAAGTAGCAGTGCTGGTGACTGACCGTCATACACAGATCAAGTGCTTTCTCCGCAACAACAAAGCTGCAATCACCCACGAGTTTGAcgtgtggcacatggcaaaag GTATCACCAAGAAGctgcacacagctgcaaaacaaaataGCTGCAAGGAACTTGCACCCTGGATCAAGTCTGTGTGCAACCACCTGTATTgggcggcagcatccagcgaaggcAAAGCACAACTCATTGTGCCTAAATGGTTGTCACTTCTCAACCACATAAGGGACATCCACACACACGACCAGGCATTGTTCCCCATGTGCTTGCATGGTGACATCGAACCAAAGCAGTGGCTCAGAGAAG AATCAGAAGCTTTCCAGAAGCTAGAAGACATTGCAAAGTCTAAGGCCCTTCTGCAAGACATGCCACGGCTATCCACCAGACATCAAACATATGGATTAGAGGCTTTTCATAGCCTTCTAGTCCATTTTACACCGAAGACCTACCATTATTCGTATTCAGGAATGAGGGccag gacccAACTTGCTGCACTTCATTACAATGAGAACAGTGGACGTGGTCAGGCACGCACAAAGGatggcacacttcgatggtgCGTGCGTTACCCAAAGGCAGCAGGTGGTGACCCAACAGCTTGTCCAGTAAAGGAGCCACCCACTCATG gctacgtcaaatgcctcctcgacaaggttgtggccatggcTGAGAGCACGCAGCCCCAGGAAAGGAAAACTGCCCCAGAATCTCGCCCACCACTCAGCAGCAGTTTTCCAAAGGTCCCAAAGGAGAAGCTGGTCGAGAAAAGAAAGTCAAGATTCAATAGGCAATGA